GTCGGCGGAGGGGGCTGGAGGGAGGGGTTACATGAAGGCGGAGGACCTTGTGCCAGCTCACCCATGTGTGTAATGTGGAAAAGGAGAGCCGGGGGGTGAAATactgaggagggagaggaggagggaaagatGTGCGTGGGGGGTGGGTAGGGTACACTGTAGGACACAGTGAGATCACAATGCCTTTTTTGTGGATTTGACTTTCTATCAccaagaaagaagaagaaggaaaaaaaaggaaaagcatcACCAGTGGATAGAGAAGATGCGGATCAAACACAAAGCAGCGCAGATAAAGAGCTCTGATTAGTCACATCGGTATTGACAGAGACGAGGACCCTCCTGGGACTTGACACCCTGACCTTCTGATGACTCTCGGGATGGGTGATAAACTGAGAAAAATcacttcccctcctctctgcgGACGGTTAACCGTGCAGCTCAGAGATCAGAGACACCATGGATGCTTGGATGAGGTGACTGAGATCCTTTAGACCTGAAGAATCTGAAAACTCAGCTTATTGTcacatttgtgtgtgaggaagGTCTAAAACCCTCAAAACCTGTAAAGTCCACATGAGACACAGTCcccaataataatataaagcgAAAGTTGAATTTGACAAAGGCCTCAAATGAGCACTTAAAGCCTAATAAGCCTGAATCATATTGTTAACTGGATCTAAACACAGTTATGTTGATGGCAGACAAAGATAAatctgttattataattataattagtGGTATTATCTGTAGAGCAGGTCGTGAAAGGGTCTGCGGTTCGCTGTAACCTGCTGGTGTCAGAGCTGCTCTTTTCATCTTGCAGCACAGTCCATCAGACAGCCGGATCAGAGGAGGGCTGCAGCCGGCTGATAACAGCCTCTCTGACATTAACTCTTTCACCCAGCGCTGAAGGAAAGCAGCCATTTTCGTTCCCACAACTGAAAATTacatcaacaaaaaacacacacacacatgtatatacacaAAACGTGCGAGcgatttatgtgtgttttatgattcAGACCCTGTCACTTAAATCAGGCTGGAGGTGTGATAAGAGATGCACAGGCCTgattccccccctcctcctcctcctcctcctcctcctcctcctctggagcTGAGAGTGAAATCATCGAGATGCAGCCTAGTTTCATACTGGATTTAGCTCGCGgtcattcaaatgttttaaaaggaaaacgAACAATAAAGCAAACAATTATTCTTTTATCGCCCCTTTGCACTGACCAAATCTGGAGTTTGCACCAAAGGGGTTAATTATTCTACTTTTAAGAggatttttattataaataataattaaaataatacttttgatTAACAGTCCAGACAGCTTTATCTTTAGAGTTTGTTATCCTATAAATCTCTGCATACATTCACATAAGCCACTCATACTGAATTTATACCCAGGGCCAGAATAATAAAAGACTTTTGTTTCCGTTTTGTCACATGATGATCATCAATTGGATTTGTTAGTTTACTCTTTTCTATTATTCCTTATCAGGTTACAAAGCTATTCAATGTAACCCGATTCAGAGCTTTTAACAGGTCATATAATGTACAAATGGCAACAGAGCGGGTTACAGTATATTTGCTCCATGTTAGGCCGCTGCTTTGTGGTGGAGATgaactctgctgctgcagcctgaGGACACACTGAGCCTGGTGGAGGTGAAGCACCGGTGACAGGACTGTGTCCACAAACTGTCTGCAGCACTTTGGggcccttgtttttttttttttttttaatcacctaGGCTACATTAATGGAAAACAATTATATCGTTTTATTTCTTGAATGTAGAATGTGTCCACGAGACAATTACAACGAGACAGCAAAAtcagaaagattaaaaaagattaataacGCGTGTTATTTAAAGCTTTGAGATTATTCCTCAAATGgctcaatttattttaaaatctataCAATTCTACTTACTGAAAAAAAGGCTGATACTTTCAAAGCAGAcatataaatgcaaattaaatgtcatttcacaacatttctcaacttatttttaataaacaaatgtagtgtattcacacacacacacacacacacacacacacacacacacacacacacacacacacacacacacacacacacacacacggcatgGCTCGGGTCGCATCATCACAGACATGAGAGACTGAatgagaatgaatgaatgaatacttCAGCCTGGAAATACAATCGATGGAATGACAGTCCAACGTTacgttttaatttaaataaaaactaaatagtaACAACGTTTAAAGGCTATATTTAGTGCAGTCCCGGGTCTTATATCTTACCATCATTAAGCAAAGACAAAATGCACGAAAATAAATTTCTTTCCTCATCAACAACCGTTTTCAAACCCGATCCATGAAATCCAAGAGTCAAGTCATGGTTTACTGTTTATCTCCACGTCCTCTTctcgtaaaaaaaataaaatataataaatagaaataataagaaatcttttgaaataataaaaaaaatatatatatatatttgtagtttaaaaaaaaaaaaaaaagtcttgtcCAAAGAGTTTGGGTTTTCGTCAAATCCCAGCCTCCTTTTATATGCCTAAAGTTATGCGGGATCTGAGGCCCCCGGAATGTCATTGGATGTCAGGATGAGGTGTTATAGTTTATGGGCTGGGTGAAGGGGTGGTGGGGGTACTGCAAGCACCTCCCCTAGAAATGCAGCAAATCTCTCCCGTTTTCTCCCGGTGGGGCACTGGGAGGGCTGGAGACGTGGAGACGTGCTTTGCATTGGCAGGCTGATGAGGACACGTGTCTCccaccctcccccctccccctccacggTACCGCATTGGCATCAGTAAAGGCACCTGGAAAACACCGACAACCATCTCCTGGAGTCGCTGCCTGACGCCTTATAAccctaaaagaaaagaaagaaaacgaTATCATAGGGCCCTGCAGGAAACCTGTGGCTCGCCTTTTCCCCTCTTGTGCGTAAAGCTTTTacgcacagagacacagagactcAGAGACTCAGAGACTCAGAGACTCGTCCAGCGTCAGAGCATCAGAGCCAAGATGCAGAAACGGAGCAGCGACGTCTGAAGGTGACATGAACCTGGGGATGAGCAAGAGCAGCAGGCGCACACTGAACAAGAAGTGGAGATAGCAACTGGGGGGGGAAGAAACCATcggtgtcttaaaaaaaaaccaaacttgGCTTTCTATCTAAAGCAGATAATCAAGAGCTGTCATCCAAAGTAGCCTCACATTtttaggagaggagagagagaagaagaagaaaaacacgcTTAATTAAGCAGCAGAAAGTTGCGTTTTTTGGGGGAGAGAAAAGCTATAAAAATGGCGACGTTAATCAGGAGCAAGCTTTCTAATAAACTGTCAAATGCAGCCACCACTGTCTCCAACAAATCCCAGGCGAAGGTGAGCGGGATGTTCGCCAGGATGGGCTTCCAGGCCGCCACCAACGAGGAGGCGCTGGGCTTCGTAGCCTGCGACGACCTGGACTACGACCACCGGCAGGGCATGCAGATGGACATTTTGGCCACCGACGAGATGGGAGGCGAGGGCAgcggagaaggaggagggcTGGACGGGGACAGCCACTACCAGAGGGACGGCACCGGGCCACCGCGATCGGCCTCCAAAGACGGAGGACCGGAGGACGAGCTGAGTGAAGCCAGACCGAAGATCACCGCGTGGGAGGCGGGCTGGAACGTGACGAACGCGATCCAGGTACGGACCCGGTGCTCGGCTCTCATTGGTGCTGAGAAACAAGGTTGATTGTAATATTCATGTTAAAATCacaaaggtttttatttgaagCAACTTTCgttaagctgtttttttaataatgctgTAAAATAATTCACTAAAATCACCTTTTATCATAACAATGGAAAGCTTTGCTTGTTCCCCACCCCctaaaacatgattattattattatgatatgtTGTTTCATTGGAGCAGAGCAGATATTTCAGAACAGCGAAGGTGTTACAATGCGCTGAAAAAAGGGAGcacccccccccttctcttcatcttcatcttcatcctcctcctcctcctcctcctcctcgttaacacacacattctttgtctgtatagtgtgtgtctgtatgtccaGTGTCACCGATGCACGCCCCTGATAACTGCTCAACTAATACTCAGAGTTtttcaattaataaatgaatcaataaataaaaacacaattgttGTGTGGAGAGAGATATCTGAAGCCcaatgtttctctctctgtcttttggGGTTTTAAATTTAAAGGCACGTTATTAATTGCAGCTTTAACATAAAGAAGGAAATTAGTTCAAATGTCTGCACACATTGGCCTACTTTTTAAGCAATCAAATTAAATGAGCCACATTTATTTCAATGGTGTTGCATTCACGGACAGAAATAAATagcagggggagaaaaaaaaatatatatatttcttaggTGCGAAACTATCATACCTGGAGAGTGGAGCAATGGGCTCTGCGACAAAACCTCTCTGGACGTGATGCTTTTCACGCCTCATCAAGGCTGTGGTCACCGTGACGTCAGAGCGTGTCTCCGCCAGCTCGTGGTGACGTCAGAAGCTCAAAGCTCAAAGTGGAAAACCCACAACGTGGAGAAAAAACACGGGAGGGACATCTTTGAAGAGTCAGAGGCCTCAGTCCATATAGGATCTGTTTAATgagaataaaacatgatgagCATGAATGGATCATATTTATTAACCTCAATGTGTctcctcttgtgtttttatgtccacAGGGCATGTTCGTTCTTGGGTTGCCCTACGCCATCCTGCACGGAGGATACCTCGGactttttctcattattttcgCCGCCGTGGTGTGCTGTTACACGGGCAAAATCCTCATTGCCTGCCTGTACGAGGAGGACGAAGACGGACAGCTCGTCCGTGTGCGGGACTCCTATGTGGACATTGCCAACGCCTGCTGCGCGCCCAGGTTCCCATCCTTAGGTGGCCACATCGTGAATGTAGCCCAGATCATAGAGCTGGTGATGACCTGCATCCTGTACGTGGTGGTCAGCGGGAACCTCATGTATAACAGCTTCCCCACCATGCCCATCTCCCAGAAGTCTTGGGCCGTCATCGCCACCGCCGCGCTCCTCCCATGCGCCTTCCTGAAGAACCTGAAATCCGTCTCCAAGTTCAGCCTGCTGTGCACGATGGCCCACTTTGTCATCAACGTGCTGGTGATAGCCTACTGCCTCTCCAGGGCCAGGGACTGGGCGTGGGACAAGGTCAAGTTCTACATCGATGTCAAGAAGTTCCCCATCTCCATTGGGATTATCGTGTTCAGCTACACCTCGCAGATCTTCCTGCCGTCCCTGGAGGGGAACATGCAGAAACCCAGCGAGTTCCACTGCATGATGAACTGGACTCACATCGCTGCCTGCATCCTCAAGGGCCTGTTCGCGCTTGTGGCCTACTTGACCTGGGCCGATGCAACCAAGGAGGTCATCACAGACAACCTGCCCTCCACCATCAGAGCTGTCGTCAACCTCTTCCTGGTGGCCAAAGCCCTGCTGTCCTATCCGCTGCCGTTCTTCGCTGCTGTCGAGGTGTTAGAGAAGTCATTTTTCCAGGATGGAGGACGTGCGTCCTTTCCAGATTGCTATGGAGGCGATGGACGCATCAAATCCTGGGGACTGGGCCTCCGGTGCATCCTCGTTGTGTTCACCTTGCTGATGGCGATCTTTGTGCCACATTTCGCCCTCCTCATGGGTCTCACTGGGAGCCTGACTGGTGCGGGCCTGTGCTTTCTGCTTCCCAGTCTCTTCCACCTCAGGCTGCTATGGAGAAAGCTGCTATGGCACCAGGTTTTCTTTGACGTCGCCATATTTGTAATAGGAGGTATATGCAGCATATCTGGGTTCATCCACTCAATGGAAGGGCTGATCGAGGCTTTCAGATACAACATACAAGAGTAGATGCATTGCTGGAACTAGATGTTAACTGCTAATAATCTCCATTTAgtgacaaaaaaactacaacacacagaaaagcccccccccccaccccacacacccCCAACACCCTCTGCTTAATCCATGCGTAAAAAGTGCGCTCACAGCACAGGCGGACCTCTCCGTGTTCATAAAGTCTTGCATCAATTCAGTAAAGAAtgcgttcacacacacacacacacacacacacacacacacacacacacacacacacacacacacacacacacacacacacacacacacacacacagagagagatatagaCAGTGAGGGAATCCAATGCATCCACAACACACTATATGGACAGTACATGTTGTATAAATAtggtacatatacatatttttcaGTGGAGTGAACGTTTACAAAATTGCAAAAAGGGCAGTTTTTGTCTCTTCGTCGCTCTTGTGGTGCTTCCCCACACGAGACTTCACTCCATGTAACGCTAGAGTTTGTGATGGACGGACCTTCGACAGCATAATGTgatttttagtttatttcaacaaaagacaaaaaagttaAGAAATGCCACT
This portion of the Anoplopoma fimbria isolate UVic2021 breed Golden Eagle Sablefish chromosome 17, Afim_UVic_2022, whole genome shotgun sequence genome encodes:
- the slc32a1 gene encoding vesicular inhibitory amino acid transporter; the encoded protein is MATLIRSKLSNKLSNAATTVSNKSQAKVSGMFARMGFQAATNEEALGFVACDDLDYDHRQGMQMDILATDEMGGEGSGEGGGLDGDSHYQRDGTGPPRSASKDGGPEDELSEARPKITAWEAGWNVTNAIQGMFVLGLPYAILHGGYLGLFLIIFAAVVCCYTGKILIACLYEEDEDGQLVRVRDSYVDIANACCAPRFPSLGGHIVNVAQIIELVMTCILYVVVSGNLMYNSFPTMPISQKSWAVIATAALLPCAFLKNLKSVSKFSLLCTMAHFVINVLVIAYCLSRARDWAWDKVKFYIDVKKFPISIGIIVFSYTSQIFLPSLEGNMQKPSEFHCMMNWTHIAACILKGLFALVAYLTWADATKEVITDNLPSTIRAVVNLFLVAKALLSYPLPFFAAVEVLEKSFFQDGGRASFPDCYGGDGRIKSWGLGLRCILVVFTLLMAIFVPHFALLMGLTGSLTGAGLCFLLPSLFHLRLLWRKLLWHQVFFDVAIFVIGGICSISGFIHSMEGLIEAFRYNIQE